In one Deinococcus aestuarii genomic region, the following are encoded:
- a CDS encoding helix-turn-helix transcriptional regulator, with the protein MVAKAAGRPSPPPLFNRLPVLRAERGLSRQDLAAAVGVNYQTIGYLERGEYHPSLDLALRLGEYFGLPIEAIFSRTPFTPLSEQVYGGPA; encoded by the coding sequence ATGGTCGCCAAGGCGGCAGGTCGTCCCTCTCCCCCGCCGCTGTTCAACCGGCTGCCGGTGCTGCGCGCCGAGCGGGGGCTGAGTCGGCAGGACCTCGCGGCGGCGGTGGGGGTGAACTACCAGACCATCGGGTATCTGGAGCGCGGGGAGTACCACCCCAGCCTGGACCTCGCGCTGAGGCTGGGCGAGTATTTCGGGCTGCCCATCGAGGCGATCTTTTCGCGCACGCCCTTCACGCCGCTCAGCGAGCAAGTCTACGGAGGTCCAGCATGA
- a CDS encoding glycosyltransferase, protein MRPGPLRAYREVTRGFFTYKAVVFFLNVLTFPRLRPRPLPPGGPRVSILVPARDEAHNLVHTLPGLLDQGAHEVLVLDDGSRDGTGELARRLCAGVPGARVLCGRPLPTGWHGKPWACQQLARAATGDVLIFTDADVRWEPGALGAVLHELGRSGADLLSVWPRQRNVTLGERLITPLVEVVLLTFLPAPGLRLPFPAASAANGQLMAFRRAAYERVGGHGLVRGEVLEDVLFGQRLKARGGRLALALAGRLVEVRMYRSYPASVAGFGKNVSRVHLRSRPLLAASLAWHLAVYTLPWLLPARRARWLWALRAAGLVERSLVNLVTGRRRPADLAEGLLGPVTPLLALPVYLRGLRRQVDWKGREYEP, encoded by the coding sequence GTGAGGCCCGGCCCCCTGCGGGCCTACCGCGAGGTCACGCGGGGCTTTTTCACCTACAAGGCGGTGGTGTTTTTCCTCAACGTGCTGACCTTCCCCCGGCTGCGGCCGCGCCCCCTGCCCCCGGGCGGCCCGCGCGTGTCCATCCTGGTGCCCGCCCGCGACGAGGCACACAACCTCGTCCACACGCTGCCGGGGCTGCTCGACCAGGGCGCGCACGAGGTGCTCGTGCTCGACGACGGCAGCCGCGACGGCACCGGGGAGCTGGCGCGGCGGCTGTGCGCCGGGGTGCCGGGCGCGCGGGTGCTGTGCGGGAGGCCGCTGCCGACGGGGTGGCACGGCAAGCCGTGGGCCTGCCAGCAGCTCGCGCGGGCGGCGACGGGCGACGTGCTGATCTTCACCGACGCGGACGTGCGCTGGGAGCCGGGGGCGCTGGGGGCCGTGCTGCACGAGCTGGGGAGATCGGGCGCCGACCTCCTGAGCGTGTGGCCCCGCCAGCGCAATGTGACGCTGGGGGAGCGGCTGATCACGCCCCTGGTGGAGGTCGTGCTGCTGACCTTTCTGCCCGCGCCGGGACTCAGGCTGCCCTTTCCGGCGGCAAGTGCGGCGAACGGGCAGCTCATGGCCTTTCGCCGCGCGGCCTACGAGCGGGTGGGCGGGCACGGCCTCGTGCGGGGCGAGGTGCTGGAGGACGTCTTGTTCGGGCAGCGCCTCAAGGCGCGCGGCGGGCGGCTGGCCCTCGCGCTCGCGGGGCGGCTCGTCGAGGTGAGGATGTACCGCAGCTACCCGGCCTCGGTGGCGGGCTTCGGCAAGAACGTCTCCCGGGTGCATCTGCGCTCGCGCCCGCTGCTCGCCGCCTCGCTCGCGTGGCACCTCGCCGTGTACACGCTGCCGTGGCTGCTGCCCGCCCGGCGGGCCCGCTGGCTCTGGGCCCTGCGCGCCGCCGGGCTGGTCGAGCGTTCCCTGGTCAACCTCGTCACCGGGCGCCGCCGCCCCGCCGACCTCGCCGAGGGACTGCTCGGCCCGGTCACGCCGCTGCTCGCCCTCCCCGTGTACCTGCGCGGCCTGCGCCGTCAGGTGGACTGGAAGGGCCGGGAGTACGAGCCGTGA
- a CDS encoding NUDIX domain-containing protein, giving the protein MSGTGGRIGAGVAVLRGGEVLLVRRGDDGRWDVPGGGARAGETPADAARRELREETGLDVGPLRPVGVFPHRHSYPDGNTVDWETHVFTAAFTGGEARAGDDAAEVRWWPLDALPDDVAGTTRVYFDALREVAG; this is encoded by the coding sequence GTGAGCGGCACAGGTGGGCGTATCGGGGCGGGCGTCGCGGTCCTGCGGGGCGGCGAGGTCCTGCTGGTGCGGCGCGGCGACGACGGGCGCTGGGACGTGCCCGGGGGCGGGGCCAGAGCGGGCGAGACACCCGCGGACGCGGCGCGGCGGGAACTGCGCGAGGAGACGGGCCTGGATGTGGGCCCCCTGCGCCCGGTCGGCGTCTTTCCGCACCGCCACAGCTACCCGGACGGCAACACCGTGGACTGGGAAACCCACGTCTTCACCGCCGCCTTCACGGGTGGGGAGGCGCGGGCTGGAGACGACGCGGCGGAGGTGCGCTGGTGGCCGCTGGACGCCCTGCCCGATGACGTGGCTGGAACGACCCGTGTCTATTTCGACGCGCTGCGGGAGGTGGCGGGTTGA
- a CDS encoding phytoene desaturase family protein, with the protein MPDFDVIVMGAGHNALVTAAYAAKAGLRVGVFERRHLVGGAVSTEELVPGYRFDYGGSAHILIRMTPVVRELELTRHGLHYLEVDPMFHASDGETPWFVWRDADRTARELEALFPGQGEAYRRFLDDWTPFARSVAALFNAAPGPLEMGKMLVGSGRGRDAQTQLRRILRPYGDVAREYFSEERVRAPLVWMAAQSGPPPSDPLSAPFLLWHPLYHEGGVARPKGGSGGLTKALRRAVEADGGEVFVNAPVKRLLVRDGKAQGIELENGETYTARAVVSGTHVLTTADALPDEYVPPAARGGRVGNGFGMILRLALSEKVRYRNHTEPESRVGLGLLIKDERQLMKGYGEYLAGEPTTDPPLVAMSFSAVDDSLAPPGGDVLWLWAQYYPYELASGSWETRAAQARENILRAFEHYAPGTRDTIVGELVQTPQWLETNLGLHRGNVMHLEMSFDQMFAFRPWMAASGYRWPGVKGLYLTGASTHPGGGIMGASGRNAARVLLRDLTRRGWK; encoded by the coding sequence ATGCCGGATTTCGACGTGATCGTGATGGGCGCGGGCCACAATGCCCTGGTGACCGCCGCCTACGCCGCCAAGGCGGGGCTGCGGGTGGGGGTGTTCGAGCGGCGCCACCTCGTGGGCGGGGCGGTGAGCACGGAAGAACTCGTGCCCGGCTACCGCTTCGACTACGGCGGCAGCGCCCACATCCTGATCCGCATGACGCCCGTCGTGCGCGAGCTGGAGCTGACCCGCCACGGCCTGCACTACCTCGAGGTGGACCCGATGTTCCACGCCTCGGACGGCGAGACGCCCTGGTTCGTGTGGCGTGACGCCGACCGCACCGCCCGGGAGCTGGAGGCCCTCTTTCCCGGGCAGGGCGAGGCGTACCGCCGCTTTCTGGACGACTGGACTCCGTTTGCCCGAAGTGTCGCCGCCCTCTTCAACGCGGCCCCCGGTCCCCTGGAGATGGGGAAGATGCTGGTGGGAAGCGGGCGGGGCCGTGACGCTCAGACGCAACTGAGGCGCATCCTGCGGCCCTACGGGGACGTGGCGCGCGAGTATTTCTCCGAGGAGCGGGTCCGCGCCCCCCTCGTCTGGATGGCGGCCCAGAGCGGCCCCCCGCCGAGCGATCCCCTCAGCGCCCCCTTCCTGCTGTGGCACCCCCTCTACCACGAGGGCGGCGTGGCGCGGCCGAAGGGGGGATCGGGGGGGCTGACGAAGGCCCTGCGGCGGGCGGTCGAGGCGGACGGGGGCGAGGTCTTCGTGAACGCGCCCGTGAAACGCCTCCTCGTCAGGGACGGGAAGGCGCAGGGCATCGAGCTGGAGAACGGCGAGACCTACACCGCCCGCGCCGTCGTGTCGGGCACCCACGTCCTGACGACGGCAGACGCGCTGCCCGACGAGTACGTGCCCCCCGCCGCGCGGGGTGGCCGGGTGGGCAACGGGTTCGGGATGATCCTGCGCCTCGCCCTCAGCGAAAAAGTCCGGTACAGAAACCACACCGAGCCCGAGAGCCGGGTGGGCCTGGGCCTCCTGATCAAGGACGAGCGCCAACTGATGAAGGGCTACGGCGAATATCTGGCGGGGGAGCCGACGACCGATCCCCCGCTGGTCGCCATGAGTTTTTCCGCCGTGGACGACAGCCTCGCGCCCCCCGGCGGCGACGTGCTGTGGCTGTGGGCGCAGTATTACCCCTACGAGCTGGCCTCGGGAAGCTGGGAGACGCGCGCGGCGCAGGCGCGGGAGAACATCCTGCGGGCGTTCGAGCACTACGCGCCGGGCACGCGGGACACCATCGTGGGCGAACTCGTGCAGACGCCGCAGTGGCTCGAGACCAACCTCGGGCTGCACCGGGGCAACGTGATGCACCTGGAGATGAGCTTCGACCAGATGTTCGCCTTCCGCCCCTGGATGGCGGCGAGCGGGTACCGCTGGCCCGGCGTGAAGGGCCTGTACCTGACCGGGGCCAGCACCCACCCCGGAGGCGGCATCATGGGCGCGTCCGGGCGCAACGCGGCGCGCGTGCTGCTGCGCGACCTGACGCGGCGGGGGTGGAAGTGA
- a CDS encoding GNAT family N-acetyltransferase → MTDPPTVRPATGDELRACIPDLARLRQEVFRAFPYLYEGSAEYEEGYLRTYLGAPGALVVLARDGERVVGASTAVPLTRETPEVRAPFRAPEFDPGDVLYLGESVLLPGYRGRGVGHRFFDEREAHARRLGLGVAAFCAVRRPEDHPARPPGYRPLDAFWQARGYTERPDLETTMTWRDVGEGRETPKPMRFWIRRLG, encoded by the coding sequence GTGACGGACCCGCCCACCGTCCGCCCCGCCACCGGGGACGAGCTGCGCGCCTGCATCCCCGATCTCGCCCGGCTGCGGCAGGAGGTCTTCCGCGCCTTCCCCTACCTCTACGAGGGCAGCGCGGAGTACGAGGAGGGCTACTTGCGGACGTACCTGGGCGCCCCCGGCGCCCTGGTCGTCCTCGCCCGCGACGGCGAGCGGGTGGTGGGGGCGAGCACGGCGGTGCCCCTGACCCGGGAGACGCCGGAGGTGCGCGCCCCCTTCCGGGCCCCCGAGTTCGACCCCGGCGACGTGCTGTACCTCGGCGAGAGCGTGCTGCTGCCCGGGTACCGGGGGCGCGGGGTGGGCCACCGCTTCTTCGACGAGCGCGAGGCCCACGCCCGGCGCCTGGGCCTGGGGGTCGCGGCCTTCTGCGCGGTGCGGCGGCCGGAGGACCACCCCGCCCGGCCGCCGGGGTACCGCCCGCTGGACGCCTTCTGGCAGGCGCGCGGCTACACCGAGCGCCCCGACCTGGAGACGACGATGACCTGGCGGGACGTGGGCGAAGGGAGGGAGACCCCCAAACCGATGCGTTTCTGGATCAGGCGACTGGGCTGA
- a CDS encoding lysophospholipid acyltransferase family protein, which produces MSFDPVTALLNTSVRRSVHTDLRGVWVRGPLPGGGAVLAPNHHSWWDGYVLREVTWVLGLDFRVLMTEGQLARFPFLRRLGALGTRDLREAVRAARAGAWVVVFPEGALQPAGPPRGVQPGAAWIARTAGVPLVPVALRVTLRGAQHPEAYARFGRAVAGAGLGEALTHELTTLDAELRESDPEAPLAGYLRLSGGRGSAQERLDLPGRALAWLTGER; this is translated from the coding sequence GTGAGCTTCGACCCGGTGACGGCCCTGCTGAACACGAGCGTTCGCCGCAGCGTCCACACCGACCTGCGGGGGGTCTGGGTGCGCGGTCCCCTGCCCGGGGGAGGCGCCGTACTCGCCCCCAATCACCACTCCTGGTGGGACGGGTACGTGTTGCGCGAGGTGACCTGGGTGCTGGGGCTGGACTTCCGGGTGCTGATGACGGAGGGACAGCTCGCGCGCTTCCCCTTCCTGCGGCGGCTGGGGGCGCTCGGCACGCGCGACCTGCGGGAGGCGGTGCGCGCGGCGCGGGCGGGTGCCTGGGTGGTCGTCTTTCCGGAGGGGGCCCTCCAGCCCGCCGGGCCACCCCGGGGCGTGCAACCGGGCGCGGCCTGGATTGCCCGGACGGCGGGCGTGCCCCTGGTGCCCGTCGCCCTGCGGGTCACGCTGCGGGGCGCCCAGCATCCCGAGGCCTACGCGCGCTTCGGCCGGGCGGTGGCGGGGGCTGGGCTGGGAGAGGCCCTGACCCACGAACTGACCACCCTCGACGCGGAGTTGCGGGAGAGTGACCCCGAGGCGCCGCTCGCGGGCTACCTGCGCCTCTCGGGGGGGCGGGGCAGCGCGCAAGAACGCCTGGACCTGCCGGGCCGCGCCCTGGCGTGGCTGACGGGGGAACGGTGA
- a CDS encoding carotenoid biosynthesis protein has protein sequence MTLRFSPATRRAGLALAALGVAFLGALLVLRGLAGGWTLILLGLPASLGLGLAGDALGGDFPGTLRARWAALAGQTRPWMLWLALYAALKVPVPLWPEGFSLLALLSTGALFVSALAYAWERAGARRALGMAVLASSVGLGVELLGSRTGFPFGVYTYAGAPAPTLLSVPLIVPLGWFALTLATTLLAGGRAWLAGVLMVAWDVGLEPLMTAQGYWTWSDPAPLWAGAPLQNFLGWWAVGSGLSWAFTRISPGTFGPGRRARNLPMQERAVRVSFKVEPVTVERVIQPQPDLSRLTFGVAYPVETFFLPGGLVLVGRYLEAGVTLAAMLAGLALARAVRGGRA, from the coding sequence TTGACCCTGCGCTTCTCTCCCGCCACGCGGCGGGCTGGCCTTGCCCTCGCCGCGCTGGGGGTGGCTTTTCTGGGGGCGCTGCTGGTGCTGCGGGGTCTCGCGGGGGGCTGGACCCTGATCCTCCTCGGGCTGCCCGCCTCGCTGGGGCTGGGGCTGGCGGGGGACGCGCTGGGGGGCGACTTCCCCGGCACGCTGCGGGCGCGCTGGGCGGCCCTGGCCGGGCAGACGCGGCCCTGGATGCTGTGGCTGGCCCTCTACGCCGCCCTGAAGGTGCCCGTGCCGCTGTGGCCGGAGGGCTTTTCTCTGCTCGCGCTGCTCAGCACGGGCGCTCTCTTCGTCTCGGCGCTCGCCTACGCCTGGGAGCGGGCGGGGGCGCGGCGGGCCCTGGGGATGGCGGTGCTCGCCTCCTCGGTAGGGCTGGGCGTCGAGTTGCTCGGCAGCCGCACGGGCTTTCCCTTCGGCGTCTATACCTATGCGGGTGCCCCGGCGCCGACGCTCCTCAGCGTGCCCCTGATCGTGCCGCTCGGCTGGTTCGCCCTGACGCTGGCGACCACGCTCCTCGCGGGGGGGCGCGCGTGGCTGGCCGGAGTCCTGATGGTGGCCTGGGACGTGGGGCTGGAGCCGCTGATGACCGCGCAGGGGTACTGGACGTGGAGCGATCCGGCGCCGCTGTGGGCGGGGGCCCCCCTCCAGAACTTCCTGGGGTGGTGGGCGGTGGGATCGGGGCTGAGCTGGGCCTTCACGCGGATCAGCCCGGGGACGTTCGGACCGGGGCGGCGGGCCCGGAATCTACCCATGCAGGAACGGGCGGTGCGGGTGTCTTTCAAGGTGGAGCCCGTGACTGTGGAACGCGTCATCCAGCCCCAGCCCGACCTCTCCCGCCTGACCTTCGGGGTCGCGTATCCGGTCGAGACCTTCTTCCTGCCGGGTGGGCTCGTGCTCGTCGGGCGGTACCTGGAGGCGGGGGTGACCCTGGCGGCGATGCTGGCGGGGCTGGCCCTGGCGCGGGCCGTACGCGGAGGGCGGGCGTGA
- a CDS encoding 2-oxoglutarate dehydrogenase E1 component: MTQAQTIMSGGNAAFIEGLYEAYLADPASVDPEWRAYFDEVRGGARETAHSQVQQAFYQLGTQRRGGAVLPAPAGVSGAQQAAGALITAYRVYGSVSARTNPLKMRGLPVVPELTPEYYGLSEADLNETVHDGEFRGPLREVIAQLQETYCGAIGFEFNYLPANERAWFQERVEAGRGRGRYSPEERRRLMVKLNAAEGLERYLHVKYVGQKRFSLEGGESFIPLLDRIIQQAGTFGVKETVIGMAHRGRLNVLVNIFGKKPSDLFAEFEGKKKISDDPDIAGDVKYHMGYSSDVRTPGGPMHLALAFNPSHLEIVSPVVHGSVRARQDRRGDAERKQVLPVTVHGDAAVSGQGVVMETLNMSRLRGFTTGGAIRIVINNQIGFTVSDPRDTRSSRHSTDVAKIANAPVMHVNGDDPEAVAFAADLALEYRQSFGKDVFIDLICFRRHGHNEADDPTMTQPIMYREIKAHPGTRALYARELEAAGVLGAGEGDRLVEKFRDQLDAGGAVVEEMENLEQSRLAADWKGYVGTPWTDDTPTSVPQATLTELGLKISEVPEGFQPHRGVARVLEARRAMSRGEQPLDWGMGEMLAYATLLVEGYHVRLDGQDSGRGTFVHRHAILHDQSAQDPMNEEYLGLAHLSIDQGRVEVIDSTLSEEAVVAFEYGYSTSEPKALVAWEAQFGDFANGAQVVIDQFLSAGESKWQRLSGLTMLLPHGYEGAGPEHSSARLERYLQLCAQKNMQVVVPSSSAQIFHLLRRQVLRPYRKPLIVMTPKSLLRNKLAMSPLTELAEGRFQEVIGDDTVQRARRVVISSGKLHWELSEARDADKEGYAGTALVRLEQLYPFPAEALKAELAKHPGAQVVWAQEEPQNQGAWLMIRDDLEKVLAPEQRLTHATRPRAASTAVGYASVHVKEQAQVIADALGERVTPGKIDAQVATVKEATAQA; the protein is encoded by the coding sequence ATGACGCAGGCTCAGACGATCATGTCCGGCGGGAACGCGGCCTTTATCGAGGGGCTGTACGAGGCGTACCTCGCCGACCCGGCGAGCGTGGACCCCGAGTGGCGCGCGTACTTCGACGAGGTGCGCGGCGGGGCCCGCGAGACCGCCCACTCCCAGGTCCAGCAGGCCTTTTACCAGCTCGGCACGCAGCGCCGGGGCGGCGCGGTCCTCCCCGCCCCGGCAGGGGTCAGCGGCGCGCAGCAGGCCGCCGGGGCGCTCATCACGGCCTACCGGGTGTACGGCTCCGTCAGCGCGCGGACCAATCCCCTCAAGATGCGCGGCCTGCCCGTCGTGCCCGAACTCACCCCCGAGTACTACGGCCTGTCCGAGGCGGACCTCAACGAAACCGTCCACGACGGCGAGTTTCGCGGCCCGCTGCGCGAGGTGATCGCCCAGCTCCAGGAGACGTACTGCGGGGCCATCGGCTTCGAGTTCAACTACCTTCCGGCGAACGAGCGCGCGTGGTTTCAGGAGCGGGTGGAGGCCGGGCGGGGCCGGGGCCGCTACTCGCCGGAGGAGCGCCGCCGCCTGATGGTCAAGCTCAACGCCGCCGAGGGGCTGGAGCGCTACCTCCACGTCAAGTACGTGGGCCAGAAGAGATTTTCGCTGGAGGGCGGCGAGAGCTTTATCCCGCTGCTCGACCGCATCATCCAGCAGGCGGGAACCTTCGGGGTGAAGGAGACGGTCATCGGCATGGCGCACCGCGGGCGCCTGAACGTGCTCGTCAACATCTTCGGCAAGAAGCCCAGCGACCTCTTCGCCGAGTTCGAGGGCAAGAAGAAGATCAGCGACGACCCGGACATCGCGGGCGACGTGAAGTACCACATGGGGTATTCCAGCGACGTGCGCACGCCCGGTGGCCCGATGCACCTCGCGCTGGCCTTCAACCCCTCGCACCTGGAGATCGTCTCGCCCGTGGTCCACGGCTCCGTGCGCGCCCGCCAGGACCGCCGGGGGGACGCGGAGCGCAAGCAGGTGCTGCCGGTCACCGTGCACGGCGACGCGGCGGTGAGCGGGCAGGGCGTGGTGATGGAGACGCTGAACATGTCGCGCCTGCGCGGCTTCACGACGGGCGGGGCGATCCGCATCGTGATCAACAACCAGATCGGCTTCACGGTGAGCGACCCGCGCGACACGCGGAGCAGCCGCCACTCGACCGACGTGGCGAAGATCGCCAACGCGCCCGTCATGCACGTGAACGGCGACGACCCCGAGGCGGTGGCCTTTGCGGCGGACCTCGCGCTGGAGTACCGCCAGAGCTTCGGCAAGGACGTGTTCATCGACCTGATCTGCTTTCGCCGCCACGGCCACAACGAGGCGGACGATCCCACGATGACCCAGCCCATCATGTACCGCGAGATCAAGGCGCACCCCGGCACCCGCGCCCTGTACGCGCGTGAGCTGGAAGCGGCGGGCGTGCTGGGGGCGGGCGAGGGCGACCGCCTGGTGGAAAAATTCCGCGACCAGCTCGACGCGGGCGGCGCCGTGGTCGAGGAGATGGAGAATCTGGAGCAGAGCAGGCTCGCCGCCGACTGGAAGGGGTACGTGGGCACCCCCTGGACCGACGACACACCCACCAGCGTGCCCCAGGCGACGCTGACCGAACTCGGCCTCAAGATCAGCGAGGTTCCGGAAGGCTTTCAGCCGCACCGGGGCGTGGCGCGCGTGCTCGAAGCCAGACGGGCGATGAGCCGGGGTGAGCAGCCCCTCGACTGGGGCATGGGCGAGATGCTGGCGTATGCGACGCTGCTCGTGGAGGGCTACCACGTGCGGCTCGACGGCCAGGACTCGGGGCGCGGGACCTTCGTCCACCGCCACGCGATCTTGCACGACCAGAGCGCGCAAGACCCGATGAACGAGGAGTACCTCGGCCTCGCGCACCTCTCAATCGATCAGGGCCGGGTCGAGGTGATCGACTCCACGCTCTCGGAAGAGGCGGTGGTCGCCTTCGAGTACGGCTACAGCACCTCGGAGCCCAAGGCGCTCGTCGCGTGGGAGGCGCAGTTCGGCGACTTCGCCAACGGGGCGCAGGTCGTGATCGACCAGTTCCTCTCGGCGGGCGAGAGCAAGTGGCAGCGCCTCTCGGGCCTGACCATGCTGTTGCCCCACGGCTACGAGGGCGCGGGGCCCGAGCACTCCAGCGCGCGGCTGGAACGCTACCTGCAACTGTGCGCGCAGAAAAACATGCAGGTCGTGGTGCCGAGCTCCTCCGCGCAGATCTTCCACCTGCTGCGCCGCCAGGTGCTGCGGCCCTACCGCAAGCCCCTGATCGTGATGACGCCCAAGAGCCTGCTGCGCAACAAGCTGGCGATGAGTCCGCTGACCGAGCTCGCCGAGGGCCGCTTTCAGGAGGTCATCGGCGACGACACGGTGCAGCGGGCCCGCCGGGTGGTGATCAGCAGCGGCAAGCTCCACTGGGAACTCTCCGAGGCGCGCGACGCCGACAAGGAGGGGTATGCGGGCACGGCGCTCGTGCGGCTGGAGCAGCTCTACCCCTTCCCGGCGGAGGCGCTGAAGGCCGAGCTGGCAAAGCACCCCGGCGCCCAGGTGGTGTGGGCGCAGGAGGAACCCCAGAACCAGGGCGCGTGGCTGATGATCCGCGACGACCTGGAGAAGGTGCTCGCCCCGGAGCAGCGCCTGACCCACGCCACCCGCCCGCGCGCTGCGAGCACGGCGGTGGGGTACGCCAGCGTCCACGTCAAGGAGCAGGCGCAGGTCATCGCCGACGCGCTCGGTGAGCGGGTCACGCCCGGGAAGATCGACGCCCAGGTGGCGACCGTCAAGGAGGCGACGGCGCAGGCCTGA
- a CDS encoding ketosteroid isomerase-related protein yields MTASDSQAATLDLVRRYYAAFNAGNAEGMLALLADDVRHDVNEGGTQTGVDAFRAFLNRMDAHYRERAEELVVMATPDGTRAAAEFVIHGEYLKTDADLPEARGQTYVLPVGAFFEVRGGRIARVTNLYNLADWSRQVSGGGGA; encoded by the coding sequence ATGACGGCATCCGACTCCCAGGCGGCCACCCTCGACCTCGTGCGGCGCTACTACGCGGCCTTCAACGCGGGGAACGCGGAGGGAATGCTCGCCCTGCTGGCGGACGACGTGCGGCACGACGTCAACGAGGGGGGGACCCAGACCGGCGTGGACGCCTTCCGCGCCTTCCTGAACCGGATGGACGCCCACTACCGCGAGCGGGCCGAGGAGCTGGTGGTGATGGCGACCCCGGACGGCACGCGCGCCGCCGCCGAGTTCGTGATCCACGGCGAGTACCTGAAGACCGACGCGGACCTGCCGGAGGCGCGCGGCCAGACCTACGTGCTGCCCGTGGGCGCCTTCTTCGAGGTGCGGGGGGGCCGCATCGCCCGCGTGACGAACCTCTACAACCTCGCCGACTGGTCCCGGCAGGTGAGCGGGGGCGGAGGGGCGTGA